A stretch of DNA from Nitrospinota bacterium:
TAGTCCTTCAAAGGCACCAGGAAGAGTAAGTCCCCTTATGATTAAGATAGCAATAAGGAGAATGAGAAGGGGGACAAAGATTTTACATGCCTTTTCGATACCTCTCTGAACCCCTCGAGAGCAGATAAACCACATTGAAATCCAAACAAACCCCAGGCTTAATAAAATTACAGGATTAGGAATGCCCAGTTTCCAGGGGCTATCAGACATTTTCAGGAAATTTGTAAAGAAAAATGTATTGGGATCATTTCCCCAGACAAGGTTGAAGGAATATACCAAGTAATTAACACACCATCCGATAATAACGGAGTAATAAAGCTCGATACCAAACATGACAAAGATGATTGGCCACCAGCCTAGGAGTTCCCAGCTATTCCCGATCTTTTTAAAGGATAAGGGTGCAGAACCCCGCATCCTGTGCCCGAGACCAAACTCTAATATGAGAAGAGGGATTCCAGCTGTGAAAAGGGATATAAAATAAGGAATTAAAAAGGCACCCCCACCATTCGTATATACCATATAATTAAATCTCCATATATTTCCCAGACCAACAGCAGAACCCACAGCAGCCATAATAAAACCTATTCTGCTCTTCCACTCTTCTCTGTTTTCAGGCATATACTTCTCCCCTTAAGGATAAAACAAAACTTATAAATTATAATTAGAGAAGGGGGACCCTGCAAGGCAAAAATTAAAAAATATCTTTAAAATGAGAGGTTTTCTTTCAGATAGGAAGGGTTTTTATAATAAGTAAAATGTTTTAATCCATTGCAACAGAATTTAATTTATGCTATAAAAAATTAAGTAATTAATCCTAAAGAATGCTAATCAGGATTAATAAAAACAGGAGAGAGATGTCTTTTTTTAGACATAGAGGGGCAAAAGAGGTTGGAGGAGTTTTCTTACTTGCCCTTTCTCTATTTATCTTTATAAGCCTTATATCGTACCATCCCAAAGACCCATCTTTTAATACCGTTATTTCTTTTGACTCAAAGATTGAGGTTAAAAATTTAATGGGTTTAGTCGGTGCCTATATTGCAGATGGCCTGGTTCAGTTTCTCGGGAGTGGAGGATATTTTATACCGTTGTTTCTTTTTCTGTCAGGGTTTGCGGTGTTTAGGGGGAAGATGCTTAAAGCCAGTCTTTATCCCTTATCAGGAGGGATATTATTCCTTCTTTCCTATTCAAGCCTTATTCATCTTGCCTATCAAAGGGATCCGTTTTTCAAGCATGAAATCCAAGGTGGTGGATTAATCGGTTATCTGGTATCTAATATTTTTATAGCCTATTTTAATAAAATCGGAGCATACCTTGTTCTTTCTACTCTTCTTATCGTTTCTATTATGGTAGCCACAAGGTTTTCAATTGGTTCTCTTTTGAAGAAAATCTTTGATATTATTTTAATCATATTTAAAAAATTAATATCGATTAGGATCAAGATCCCTTCATTCCCTAAAAAGACAAAGCGCAAAATAGTATCTTCTATTGAAGAAGAAGAGCCGATAATGAGAAGAGTGAGAGCAGAGCCAAAGATAGAAGTTGATGTCGCTATAAAAAAAGAGGAGAAGGCGGCTGCGTTTCCAAAAGAGGATAGATTCAAGCTCTCTGATATGATCAGAGATTATCAATTACCTCATCTTTCTTTATTGGATGACCCACCACCCAAAGAAAAGAAATTGAAGAAAGAAGATATCCTTGAAAGATCTGAGACCCTTGAGAAAAAGCTTAGAGACTTTGGAGTGGGTGGAAAGATAATCCAGGTGCTGCCTGGCCCTGTAGTTACCATGTATGAATTCGAGCCTGCATCAGGGGTCAAGGTAAATAAAATCATCAATCTTGTTGATGATATTGCCCTTGTCACAAGGGCCGCAAATGTTCGGATTGTTGCTCCTGTTCCTGGAAAGGCAGTGGTAGGTATTGAGATACCCAATAGTGAAAGAGAACATGTTTCTTTAAAAGAAATCCTTGGCTCTAAAGCATTTCAAAGAGCCAAATCAAAGCTTTCCCTGGCCTTAGGTAAGGATATTTTGGGAAACCCCACTGTTACAGACCTTGCTCAAATTCCCCATCTTTTGATCGCAGGAGCTACTGGTTCAGGAAAGAGCGTTGCTCTCAATTGTATGATTTGCAGTTTCCTTTTTAATACGACTCCTGAAGAAGTTAAGCTTATATTGATTGACCCCAAAATGTTAGAGCTGTCTATATATGATGGAATTCCTCATCTGCTTGTTCCTGTGGTTATAAATGCCAAGAAGGCAGCTCTGGTATTAAGAAATGTTGTAGAGGAAATGGAAAGAAGGTATAGATTTCTGGCAGATAAAGAGGTCAGGGATATAGAGAGGTATAATCAAATCATTGATGAAGAACAGAGCAGAGTAATAACGAGGCTTTCACAACTCATTAAACAAAACGGCATTTCTAAGGAAGAGAAGCTTAAATCAGAAAAGGATGAGAAACTCGTTCATACAAAACTTCCTTATATCGTTGTTGTGATAGATGAGCTGGCTGATCTGATGATGGTATCTTCCAGAGAAGTAGAGGATTCTCTAACCCGCTTGGCGCAGATGGCAAGAGCAGCCGGGATTCATCTCCTCGTGGCCACACAGAGGCCCTCTGTAGATGTATTGACAGGTATCATCAAGGCAAATTTTCCTTCAAGGATATCCTTTAAGGTCTCTTCCAAAGTAGATTCGAGGACAATACTGGATGCTAATGGTGCTG
This window harbors:
- a CDS encoding DNA translocase FtsK, whose product is MSFFRHRGAKEVGGVFLLALSLFIFISLISYHPKDPSFNTVISFDSKIEVKNLMGLVGAYIADGLVQFLGSGGYFIPLFLFLSGFAVFRGKMLKASLYPLSGGILFLLSYSSLIHLAYQRDPFFKHEIQGGGLIGYLVSNIFIAYFNKIGAYLVLSTLLIVSIMVATRFSIGSLLKKIFDIILIIFKKLISIRIKIPSFPKKTKRKIVSSIEEEEPIMRRVRAEPKIEVDVAIKKEEKAAAFPKEDRFKLSDMIRDYQLPHLSLLDDPPPKEKKLKKEDILERSETLEKKLRDFGVGGKIIQVLPGPVVTMYEFEPASGVKVNKIINLVDDIALVTRAANVRIVAPVPGKAVVGIEIPNSEREHVSLKEILGSKAFQRAKSKLSLALGKDILGNPTVTDLAQIPHLLIAGATGSGKSVALNCMICSFLFNTTPEEVKLILIDPKMLELSIYDGIPHLLVPVVINAKKAALVLRNVVEEMERRYRFLADKEVRDIERYNQIIDEEQSRVITRLSQLIKQNGISKEEKLKSEKDEKLVHTKLPYIVVVIDELADLMMVSSREVEDSLTRLAQMARAAGIHLLVATQRPSVDVLTGIIKANFPSRISFKVSSKVDSRTILDANGAEQLLGKGDLLFLPPGTSRLERIHGPYVSEKEVKRVVIFLKKQLKPIYDNALLEEQRKIEDFIDDGEDFDEKYTEAVKLITMTGQASISMIQRRLRVGYNRAARMIELMEKEGIVGPADGAKPRKVFGKGELPN